Proteins encoded together in one Planctopirus ephydatiae window:
- a CDS encoding DUF1559 family PulG-like putative transporter: MDRSIGLSVASMFWWPEVILSIAIGLVVCGIAVPAVLNSRESQRKVMCQNRLSRLSTGLAAHESAYGTLPPGVLWGRFQYDAPRTTYYAKLLEVLGEETLLPVAGVTWCSSENEPVTSLPRPELLCPSDLRGGAVKNNLKCGDQAMTNYMACFGRTMADVALKRGPFFANSGLDLNRVERGRASLLLMAEYITGTPTDLRGGLWGDEAGMSLIFTSLPPNSLEPDRLYPNPRLCDPQNALHNNVRANMPCVHGDGYLTDTAAARSHHAGGVHALFADGRIQFVSSRIDRELWQNYGVTHPESAAWETASLSDQNTGHFHWPSGKLTSSQTKGE; encoded by the coding sequence ATGGATCGATCGATTGGCCTGAGCGTCGCTTCCATGTTCTGGTGGCCTGAAGTCATTTTATCGATTGCTATTGGCCTGGTGGTTTGTGGAATCGCTGTTCCGGCAGTACTGAACTCTCGCGAGAGTCAGCGTAAGGTTATGTGCCAGAATAGGTTGTCGCGACTGTCCACAGGATTGGCAGCCCATGAATCGGCTTATGGCACATTGCCACCAGGTGTGCTCTGGGGAAGATTTCAATACGACGCGCCACGCACCACCTACTATGCAAAACTCCTGGAAGTTCTCGGAGAGGAAACGCTCCTGCCCGTTGCAGGCGTCACATGGTGCTCATCCGAAAACGAACCTGTCACCAGCCTGCCGAGGCCGGAACTGCTCTGTCCGTCGGATTTGCGAGGCGGAGCCGTCAAGAACAATCTCAAATGTGGCGACCAGGCCATGACCAATTACATGGCCTGTTTTGGTCGAACGATGGCTGATGTCGCCCTCAAACGTGGACCATTCTTTGCGAACTCTGGACTCGATCTGAATCGTGTGGAGCGTGGTAGAGCTTCGCTGCTGCTCATGGCTGAGTACATCACGGGAACACCGACCGACCTTCGCGGCGGTCTCTGGGGCGATGAAGCGGGCATGAGTCTGATATTCACCTCTTTGCCTCCCAACAGCCTGGAGCCGGACAGGCTGTACCCGAATCCGAGGCTCTGTGATCCGCAGAATGCCTTGCATAACAATGTTCGGGCCAACATGCCCTGCGTTCATGGCGATGGCTACCTCACAGATACCGCAGCCGCCCGAAGCCATCATGCGGGAGGTGTGCATGCTCTGTTTGCCGATGGACGAATTCAGTTTGTTTCGAGTCGGATTGATCGTGAGCTTTGGCAAAATTACGGAGTCACTCATCCTGAGTCGGCAGCATGGGAGACTGCGAGCCTCTCTGATCAGAATACTGGTCATTTCCATTGGCCCTCGGGAAAGCTCACCTCCAGTCAGACGAAGGGGGAGTAA